TAAGTCCCcttctatctttattttccccAAGATGAATGAATACCCTTTGAGTACCCTCTGAGAGTTTTACATCACATTTATCCTAGGGTTCAAACGATCAAAATGAAGCATTTTAAGAACTTGCTTTTGTGGGTCAACGTACCGCTAAGTAATCACTTAGTTTCTTCCAAAGGGAGACAATATTTATACTCATGCTCAATAGGCAAATTGGTTGTAAATCGTAATCGCTAGAGTCTCCTCATCACACCGAGGCTCTTAAGAAAATAACAGTATCATTATCGAGGAGTTGTGAAATctggaaaaatcaaatgatttgACATATTGAGCGGAATCCCTTAAAAATTACAATGGTCTCGttaaaagataaagaaagacTATTCAAGGATCCAACATGTCATTTTTGCctaaaacaataattaaaaaagaagaagagataattatataaatgatttttaaagtttgacttaatatgcaatgtcattcatgaactcttaatttgtttaatgtaatcccTGAACCGTAACTTAATGCATAAtaccatctttcaatttttaatttgttagatGTGATCATTGAACTTTTGGTAAATGTTTAATTTGGTCTccatattatatgaaattgttaaatattattcttcatttttgttttcaagttcAAGGACAACATTGAACTTTACACATATTTTAGAAACTAAATTGGACATGTAACTAAAGTTCAAGGGTTAcgtcgaataaattaaaagttaaatgACGACATTATACATTGTAGTAAATTTCACAAAGCATGTTGCTAATTGAATCAAAGTTTAGAGTttatttgtgtaattttttgattaaataaaagatTGGAAGAAAAACCTAAACACGACCAAGATAACAGTGTCCCCATCGACGAACCCCACTCGAGCGATCAAATCAAATCGTGCCATGAGAGACGGGATGCCACCTGGGCCGACTTTTGCAAGTTTGAAGTTGGTATGGTTTCTTCGACCTTCCACTTGAATATGGAGCGGATGGCTTTTTCCgctattattttatttccctCTCCATGCTTCAATCGAGCGAAACCAAGTCAAGGAAAAGATCCCATGAGCTCAACCAAATCCTAAAGCATTTCCTGATTAATCTTACATATTGAACGACTCAATGTTAACATGTCCCATCctaatactaataataataatatctcGTAAGCTATCACGTCAAGAGGTATTTTACGAATAACTTACACAAAATAGTAGAAGttaatttacaaaattgacGTGACAAACTCCTAGAACGGCTTGATTTAATAAGTTggatattattatataattaaattagtaaagAAAACTAGAGCGTGTTTCGATtgaaaaaagacaaaggcaGGCGTCAGGATCGTGTATTCCCTTATGAATTTTCCATCAAAGAGTCGGCATCGTCTCACGTCGATAcgtttaaaattcaaatatgtctgttgattgaattgaatttcgATGCAGAGTTTCGTGGTATAATGAAATATTTAGATTGATAGATGAAGGTGCACTATAGCAACTACTCTATATTTTTATCTTGCGCGTTTGtaagcaaagaaaaaagagaaaaacgtAAATTACGAGGCCCGAGAAATCCCAAAAGCAACATAGTGTCTTGAGTCGTCGTATCAAAACTTGAACCCGGATTACATGGGCTTCGATAAAAAAACGAAATGGGGCTCTCGTACGCGGGAAGCAACGATGCTAAATCAATGAAGGACAAACATCCAGCCTCTTTCCCCGGCACGTGCAAGCACGAATCGCCTGGATGGCTTACTCGCCGTGAGCCTTCCGGGAGGCCTCCTCGATCTCGTCGAATTATAATTATGATGGGGTCGAGCTCAAATGAATTGGGCCCGTCGAATTATATATAAATCCTCTCGACGGGCTGCGACGACAAAAGATGGCCTCAGGGACAAGCCCATTGAATTCGAGCTGGCCTTTTGTCGTACATCGTCAGAATGGGGTCGCAAGAAAGACGGCCGGCCGAAATATTCCCCCATGCTACTTGCTAATTAATGTGTTTTGCTCGGTCTCGTGTTGCGCCCTGCATCGCTACACCCTGATCAATCACGAAATACTATGAAATTAATGGCAAGAAGTACCGCTTCGTGTTTCTGTCATTAATTGGGTAAAAGCTTGACCTTGATCTTTCGGAGCACTTAAGAATCTCCCGACCACATATACGAATTAGGTCTTGATTGGTCGTCAGGCAATCAGCCATCACCGAAGCACACGACGACggcagaggaagaaggaggaaggagaagaaaaataaaaataaaaataaactttttttgttcgattaaaaattaaaaaccgatttttttatttttttgcaattttcccaaaaaatcaaatcaaatattgagcaatgaaaatatttttcactccattttcaaatttcaaccgaATATcgaaaaatatgattattttcttgagaatgacttccccaaaaacaattttaaaaaatgtgatattttctacaaaacaaCTGGGCCTAAATCCACTCTGAGCTTGTCGAGCACTAGCCTTTCACTTATCTCGAGTGAACATCGCGTTACCAGGACCAGCACCGACCATTCAATGGATTGACCTGGCTTTGGTTTCTGTCGGGACAATTTGATccattattatcatttttttaacgTCATCAAAAGGGTTCTAGCCAACGAAAAACTCGAATCATACGTGTAGATAACTAACAAGTAACAAGAGATGTATACACACGAGGGCCACAGTAAACACTTTCTGCGTACTTGAAACCATGTTTCTGTCGGACATTAAACCAGACGACTTCTTGTATCCTCCATTTCCATCGCTGATGGCGGTGGCTTCGATGCAGACAGAGAATGCCAAGGAACGACATAGCTTTACGTAAGCAGACGAGAAACCCTGACTCaacaagaggaaaaagaaagccagaaagaaaaagaagaaacacacAGACAAAAGAGCTTGGGAACTCTGCTGCTACGGTAAGCTGCAAATGAAAATGAAGGTTTCGTTCTGAAAAAGAactgaaagaaagaaaaaacgaagAGATTTAAGGCAGAGAGAACCGAAACTTTTATGCCAGCAGGAAATCATAGGATCTCAAGTAATCAAATTGATACTTCAGGAAACAATATGGAAGGCCAACATACTGCATAACCTAGAAACGCTCCAGacttcatctttcttcttttcaactgTACAAATAGATTTTAGATAATCTGGGTTGTTTGTTCTGTATAACCAGGATAAATCCCCGTTTTTTTAGATTGCAAAGCAGTGAATTATAGTTAGAAAAAGAGGGTTTGACACATCTACTTGCCACCTCTACAAATCTCTGGACACAAATTCTTGAACACAACTAGATGCAGATGGTATTCACAGGGGGTATAATGGCTCAGGATAAAGGCTTGATGTTTATGGAACAAGTTCGTTTGCCTACAAATTTCAGCAACCTACCCATATACTTGGAGGCAATGCTCTTAAAGACTGGGCTCTGATTGGAAGGAACTTCTCTAAGTTCCCCCAACATCGAATCATAGATTCACCTACCGAATTGAAACATTGAGGGATAGTATATAGCTGCTCTGATTGGAAGGAACTTCTCTAAGTCCCCTCAATGACGAATCATAGATTCAACTTCTGAATTGAAACATTGAGCAATAGTATATAGCTTCGTATCAGTCAAGTCAATGAGTAGGAGGATTTCGAAAAGTACATCAAATAAATGGCTATGCTACATTCCTAGTAAGTCAACTGACTGTGAAGGGTTATTGAGAGGGGCCACTGATATGTGGTAGGATCCCCCAGAACTCATCCTGGAAAGAATCACCACTTGAAAGAATGAGAATTACATCACTGCATGAATGGCTTTATGTTGCAAACCCACAACATCTACATGAGCTGATAAGGATGATAATTACATCTAAAACTCCGTAAGTATTATTATTAAAGGGTTGATTCAGTAGTCTAAGTTGCTTAAAGAATCCAGTCAAATTTTTGGCCAAGATCAAACAGATTGAGCTCATAGAAAACGAGCTTTCCAGGAAACTTGAATACCAAAAACAGAAACAGAAGATTCGCAACATCCACCTAGACTACCTAGAAGTACATTACTCCAAGTACCTCAGTAAACATGGCAATTCCCCACTTCAAACCCTAAAACAACGGTAGCAGGACAGCTCCAACAAACAACTCTCGACAATGTTAGCCATGCAcacaaacaagatcatttaacTACCAAAAAGGAATCAGTGCAAAGAAGCCTCACAAAATCTGCTTCTCCAGCTGGTATTGAATCTCTAAATCTTTCACAGTACTCTCACTAGCGCACAACAGATCAACTACCTATTACTACCACTATGATGAGACATTGATCCCATCCGTAATTCTCACAGAATCGGCAAATAGGTCATCTGGACAATGCAGATCCTCCTGCAGAAGCAAGACACTGCACATGACCTCGTAGCAACCTGTCATCTTCTTTCACTGGCAGACACAAACTGAAATCATAGATTGGCTTGTTCTCAGCTCTTATAAACATTCTGATGTAAAACAATCCCTATGATAGATGACACAGATTAACTCCTAACAGCAAATATATCTGCATCTCCGCAGCTTACCCCCTTACTCTATTGAATTCAGGAAAACTCAAATTTCTCGGCATAGCACGGAGCAGTGCAGGCAAGTGACAATGACCAATCACTCAACAAATCGCTTCATTGAGACGTCGCTGCGTGAATTTTTTCGCGGAATTTCAACATGTCGTTCCAGTGCACAGAAATTAGCTAAACCACCACCGTCAGAATTCACATATCCACAGAAGAAGTCAAATAAGGGGCTTCATTGCATGATCTGTCAAAAATCTACATCACACCACAAAACATTCCGATACTTTTACACATCGAAAACCTCCTAACGCTGCCGGAGACAATCACGCGATTCATGACCGGAGTCTACTTATCTTTGGTGGAGACCCCGTACTTCTCCTGCATCTtggcgagctcctcctccttcttcttctggtcGAACTTCTTGTTCATCTTCGCGGGCTGGTAGTAGAGCACGATCAGGTACCGGTTGGCGACGTTGAACCCGGAGAGGTGGTCGACGGCGGTCTTGGCGTCGTAGATGTCCTCGTAGACGACGAAGGCCGTGCCGCGGGTGTCCTTGCTGGTGCCGATGCGGATCTGCCGGATCGCGCCGTACTTGCCGAAGATGTCGTACATCTCCTCGCTCGTGATGTTGAACGGCAGGTTGCGGACGTACAGGGCCCGGTTCACCTCCGGCGGGAGCCGCGCGTTGCCCTTGCGGAGGCTGATCGTCGTCATCGGCGGCGGGGAGGTCGTCGATCGGCGGGGTGGGGACTCGAGAAAGTGCGGGAAGACGTTAGGGTTTCGGTTGGGGAAATTGGGGGAGGTTGCAGTTgcagagaggaggaggaggagagaggcgaTTTTCGTAAATTGCCGCGAGCGAGTCGGTGCGGACTGGACTCGGGCCGGGTGGGCGGGTTCGGTATGCTGGTGGATCGGGCCACGGTCGGTTAGAAACAAGAAGATAAATGGATTTTCTGGGGTAACCGAAAAATACttacaaatcattttttttttttgggggttatTATGACAAGAACTAAAAGTTTAACGAGAATTAATAGCATaaagggataatgacacaaacaatccctgaactttaatttaatgtacaatttggtccttaaacttttgatttatttaatatgatccttgaattttaatctaatgtataatttggtccctaaatttttaatttgtttgatgtaattcctgaacttttttgtacatgttcaatgaattaaatattttcatacaattCGAGAACTGGATTTAACATATACCAAGAGttcaaatattatattaaacaaattaaaagtttatgaatcaaATTACACATTAGACCGAAGTTCTATGattattcattttaatttccCTAGTTTAAATGTAGGAAGTATATATGAAACTAAAACAAGTTTGGGTCAAGCCGGGCCATTTCAAGCTATACAAAGGTTACCCTATTCACTTAATTGATGTAGGGCACGCTAACATTGACGACTTTGGTAATTTTTTCGTTGGACTTCTTGTTATTAGattaaccacaaaaaattattcaaaaaagtataaaatcTATTTCTAATTGAACTTTAAACGTTTTGATAATCTATCGAAATATTTTTCtcgctaattttgattggaagcCACTAATGTTGATGCTAGTAGACATGGCCACACACGACGTTGATGTGAATGagttttgcaatttaaaaaaaaaatatcagattttttatttttagttttatttttatttttgagttttttccCCTATTTCCTGGTACGTTGGCCAAGCAGAGAAAAATAGggggaaaaagagaacaaaaaggggcaaaggagaggaaaattatatattttctaaaaaaattacgAATATTGTTAATGCCAACACCAACCATTTGTCATGTCACATAGAATAGCCATGGTTtacatcataaaatttttagccaattttgactaaaacaattacattaataaatcatcaaaaggtttaggactaaactgatcaaatagaaaaatttaataatgaatattttgtcacaaaacaacatattcaggattttttggataattactcTAATAAACAAGATATGAAACTATTTATATACCCTTGCCCATTAGTTTAGTCTCATCATTTTGCTCGAATTTACGAGGCGATCTAACCATGGCATGATGCCAATTGGAATTACATTTCACGAGGCCATttaccaaatttttatttagcaATTGGATCAAACATATGGCAATTTCAACTAATGCAAGGCTTAACTTATGATCATGCTCGGCAAATTGCCAACAAGAGC
The nucleotide sequence above comes from Eucalyptus grandis isolate ANBG69807.140 chromosome 2, ASM1654582v1, whole genome shotgun sequence. Encoded proteins:
- the LOC104433888 gene encoding splicing factor 3B subunit 6-like protein, whose protein sequence is MTTISLRKGNARLPPEVNRALYVRNLPFNITSEEMYDIFGKYGAIRQIRIGTSKDTRGTAFVVYEDIYDAKTAVDHLSGFNVANRYLIVLYYQPAKMNKKFDQKKKEEELAKMQEKYGVSTKDK